In Mangifera indica cultivar Alphonso chromosome 1, CATAS_Mindica_2.1, whole genome shotgun sequence, a single genomic region encodes these proteins:
- the LOC123194601 gene encoding probable WRKY transcription factor 15, with translation MAVQLMMGFSNDGFASKMVEETAVREAASGLESVEKLIKLLSQQNQDNFGHQSSSSPKPAMDFDKDYKAVADVAVSKFKRVISLLGRTRTGHARFRRAPVASASASPTQLNLNNQESSKNQGGVESKVYYATPIQQFPPFPPHHHHQHEFSSLVVPKSGVLEMKDSSTTINFSYASAANSFMSSLTGDGDSKQHPSSSSAFQITNLSQVSSAGKPPLSSSSLKRKCNSENNMGSAGKCGGSSGRCHCSKKRKLRLKRVVRVPAVSLKLSDIPPDDYSWRKYGQKPIKGSPHPRGYYKCSSVRGCPARKHVERAVDDPSMLVVTYEGEHNHSLSVADAASLILESS, from the exons ATGGCTGTACAGCTCATGATGGGGTTCAGTAACGACGGTTTTGCTTCCAAAATGGTGGAAGAAACCGCAGTGAGAGAAGCAGCTTCTGGACTCGAGAGTGTTGAAAAGCTTATCAAATTATTGTCACAACAGAACCAGGATAATTTTGGTCaccaatcttcttcttctcctaaaCCAGCCATGGATTTCGATAAAGACTACAAAGCTGTTGCAGACGTCGCCGTTTCGAAGTTTAAGAGGGTGATCTCTCTTCTTGGTCGCACCAGAACTGGCCATGCTCGTTTTAGAAGGGCCCCTGTGGCTTCAGCTTCAGCTTCTCCTACTCAACTTAATCTAAACAACCAAGAGAGTAGCAAGAACCAAGGTGGTGTTGAATCTAAGGTTTATTATGCAACGCCGATCCAGCAATTTCCACCTTTCCcacctcatcatcatcatcaacatgaATTCTCTTCCTTGGTTGTTCCAAAAAGCGGGGTTCTTGAGATGAaggattcctcaactactatCAATTTCTCATATGCCTCTGCTGCGAATTCGTTTATGTCTTCCTTGACTGGTGATGGTGATAGCAAACAACATCCATCATCTTCCTCTGCTTTTCAGATTACTAATCTGTCTCAGGTTTCTTCAGCGGGGAAGCCacctttgtcttcatcttctttgAAGAGAAAGTGCAACTCTGAGAATAACATGGGTTCAGCTGGCAAGTGTGGTGGGTCTTCCGGTCGTTGCCATTGCTCCAAGAAGAG AAAGTTGAGATTGAAGAGAGTTGTGAGGGTTCCTGCAGTAAGCTTGAAATTATCTGATATTCCACCTGATGATTACTCCTGGAGAAAGTATGGACAAAAACCCATCAAGGGATCTCCCCATCCGAG AGGCTACTACAAGTGCAGCAGCGTCAGAGGTTGCCCAGCTCGTAAACATGTGGAAAGAGCAGTGGATGATCCATCAATGCTTGTAGTGACATATGAAGGCGAACACAACCACTCTCTCTCAGTTGCAGACGCTGCAAGTCTCATCCTGGAGTCGTCATAA